GATGACCACCGGCACCGACGGCGCACCGGCGGGCACCTACATCGACTCGATGACCGCCAACAACCCGCGCGGCAGTGCGATCGGGCCCAACTACGTCGAGCACTTCGGCAACTCGCAGCAGTTCGGCTGGCTGCGCTCGGACACCGACGTCGGCCCGGCCCAGCTGTGGGACTACCCGAACTTCAGCTTCGACACCAACTTCGACTTCGAGACCGTCGCAAAGGGCACCGACAACCAGGTGGTGTACGGCGCGCTCGAATGGGGCTTCCAGATCCGCTCGGGTGCGGTGGTGGCGACCTCCGAATACGCACGCGCCGGCAACGACACCTCGGCCACCTTCGACGAGGCGCTGGAGCGTTTCAGGGGCTACTTCACGCACGAGCCGATCGTCATCTACTTCGACACCGGCTCGGACCAGCCGATGGCCGGCGAGGAGGCCAAGCTCGACGGCATCCAGGAGTACCTCGACAACTACCCCGACGCGACGCTGGGCATCGACGGCTTTGCCGACATCCGTGGCTCGGAGCAGTTCAATTTCAGGCTGTCGGACCAGCGCGCACAGACCGTGCAGGCGCTGGTGCTGGCCGAGGGCATCGCCGCCGGGCGCATCGACTGGGCGGTGGGGGTGGGCGAGACGCAGGACTTCTCGCAGCACGGCACCGCGCCGGGCACGGCCCAGCCGGTCGACGCCGGGCGGCTGCGGGCGAACCGGCGGGTGGTGATCAGCTTCAACCGATCCAGCAGCACCGCGCCGATCGTGGTGCCGTGACCGGTGTCATGAGCGACACCGGACAGCCCGCCGACGACGCCGGCTTGCAGGCACTGATCGACCGGCTGGCAAGCGGCCCGCCGACCGGCCATGCCGACTGGACGCAAGGCGCGCTGCAGTGGGCGGCCGAAGGCCTGCCCGGCCTGCCGGCACTGCTGCCGCTGCTCACGCACGCCGAGCCGCTGGTGCGCCTGCGCGCGCAGCGGGTGCTGGAGCGCGCCAGCCGCGACTGGGTGGCGCAGCGGGTGGTCGAGCGGCCGCTGGCGCGGCGTGTCGACACCGCCTGGGCGTACCTGTGGGCGCACAACGGCAGCTACGACTGGCAGGGTGACGAGGCGAACCGTGCGGCCTCGGTCGAGCGCTGGCGCCAGTGGCTGGTGACGCCACAGTTGCCGGCCGCGCCGGGCTGACTCACGAGGCCGGTCGCAGCCGGCGAGGCTGCAGCCTCGCGATCAGGCCGCGCGCTTGCGGCCCTTCTTCGGCGGCGGCTCGGGGGCGTGCGCGCCCGGGGGCGGCGCGGTGAACAGCTTGGCGGCGCGGCCCTTGAGCTCGAGCAGTTCGCTCGGCGTGATCGAGTAGCGGCGGCCCATCACGTCGACCTCGATGCGGAACTCGACTTCCTTCGTGCCGTTGCTCAGCGTGCCGCAGGTGAATTCGTAGTCTTCGGCGTCGGCCGGGAAGCCGTCGGCCTCGAGGTCGTGGTCGACGTACTTGACGTTGCTGATCTCGCCGCTGGCGAGGTCGAGCATGCCGCTGGCTTCGATCACGTCTTCGGTCAGTTCGTCGTGGATGACGATGGGCAGTTTCAGGTCCATGGCTGGCTCCGGCGTTTCAGGGCTGAGCGACGCGGAAACGGCGCCTCTGGCTCAGGGGGCGCGGATCATGCCACAGGGGCATGACGCCAGAATCGTTCACCGCAGCGGCGGGCTGGCGAGCGAGGCGGTCGCGGGCACGCTGCCGGCGCTGTCGAGCAAGGCCTGCACCTGCGACTGCAGCAGTTCCGGGCTGACCTGCGCGGCCGCCAGCGGCGCACCGACGATCACCTCGACCCGGCTGAACAGCCCGCGGCGGAACGGCCGTGCCATCGCCTGACCGCCTTCGATGCGCGAGAAAAACGAGCCCCAGAGGTTGCACAGCGCGATCGGCACCACGGGCACCACCGGCGCGGGCAACTCGGCCAGGATCTTCATGATGCCGCCCTTGAAGGGCTGCAGCAGGCCATCGCGGGTGATGCCGCCTTCGGGAAAGATCGCAAGCAGGTCGCCGTCGGTCAGCACCTGGCGGGCCTGGGCGAAGGCCTGTTCGTAGAGCTTGGGGTCTTCTTTTTGCGGCGCGATCGGGATCGCCTTGCCGAGCCGGAACAGCCAGCCGAGCACCGGCACCGCGAAGATGCGGTGGTCCATGATGAAGCGGATCGGCCGCGGGCTGACCGCCATCAGCACCACCGCGTCGACGAAGCTGACGTGGTTGGCCACGATGATGGCCGCGCCGCTGGCGGGCAGGTTCTGATCGCCGCGCAGGCGCAGCCGATAGATCAGCCGGGTGGCGATGAAGGCGACGAAACGCAGCAGGTACTCGGGCACCAGCAGGAAGATGTAGGTCGCCACCACCGCATTGGCCAGGCCGGTGAACAGGAAGATCTGGCCGATGCTGGCGCCCGACGCCAGCAGGGCGCCTGCGATCAGCGAGCTGGCGATCATGAACAGGGCGTTCAGGATGTTGTTGGCCGCGATGATGCGGGCGCGGTGGCTGGCCGGCGAGCGGATCTGGATCAGCGCGTACATCGGCACGCTGTAGATGCCCGCCGCGAGCGCCAGCAGCGCTAGGTCGGCCATCACGCGCCAGTACCACGACAGCGACAGGAACTGCCCGACCGTCAGCGCCACGCCGTCGGCCAGCGGCGGCAGCGCCTGGGTGGCGAAGTAGAGGTCGATCGAGAACACGCTCATGCCGATCGCGCCCAGCGGCACCAGGCCGATCTCGACATGGCGGCGCGACAGCATCTCGCACAAGAGCGAGCCGATGCCGATGCCGATCGAGAACACCACCAGCAGCAGCGACGCCACCTGCTCGCTGCCGTGCAGCACCTCCTTGGCGAACGACGGGAACTGGCTCAGGAACACCGCGCCGAAGAACCACATCCACGAGATGCCGAGCAGCGACCGGAAGACGACGATGTTGCCGTGCGCGAGCTTGAGGTTGCGCCAGGTCTCGCTCACCGGGTTGAGGTTGATGCGCAGGCCGGGATCGGTGGCGGGCGTGGCAGGCACCGCCTGCGCGGTGAGCCGGCCGATCACGGCGACGCCGAAACAGGCCATCGCCACCGCCGTCGGGCCGACCTGCGGCAGCGCGATCAGCACGCCGCCGGCGACGTTGCCGAGCAGGATGGCCACGAAGGTGCCCATCTCGACCATGCCGTTGCCGCCGGTGAGTTCGCGCTCGCTCAGGTGCTGGGGCAGGTAGGCGAACTTGACCGGGCCGAACAGCGTCGAGTGCAGCCCCATCAGGAACACGCAGGCCAGCAGCACGGGCACCTTGATGTCGGCGTCCGGGTGCATGAAACCCCAGCCGGCCAGCGCCATGATGGCGATCTCGAGCGACTTGACCAGCCGCATCACGCGGGCCTTGTCGAACTTGTCGGCCAGCTGGCCGCTGGTGGCCGAGAACAGCAGGAACGGCAGGATGAACAGCGCGCCGATCACCAGCCCGGCCATCGCCGGCGGCAGCCAGGCGAGCTGCAGCTGGTAGGTGACCAGCACCGTGAAAGCGAACTTGAACAGGTTGTCGTTGGCCGCGCCGAGGAACTGGGTCCAGAAGAACGGCGCGAAACGGCGCTGGCGCAGCAGCGCGAACTGGCTCGGGTGGCCGTGCGCGTCGGCGTCGATCGGGGACTGGGGCATGGATTCCTCTGCAGGGCTGGGCCGGGAACGCGGTTGACTTTAGTGTGTTTTTTCAGCGCAAGGCCTGCGCCGCGCCGCCCAGGCCGCTGGCCTGCAGGAAGGTGAACACCGAGTCGACCGTGACGGTGGCGATGCGGTCGCCGTAGCGCTGCTCGCTCGGGTGGTCGTCGAAGGCGATGTGCGCCGTGCCGACGCGGGCGCCCAGGCGTTTCATCGCGCCGATGCGCAGCACGGTCGGCTGGTAGCCCTTGAACTGCAGCCAGGCCTGGGCCCGCGCGCGGTTGCCGGCGCCGGGCTCCATCGCGTAGGCCAGCGTTTCGAGCGCCCACTGGTTGCTCTGCTGGTAGCGCTGCGACCAGGGGTAGGCGAGCATGTTGTAGCTGGGCGTGTGCAGGGTGGCGACACGGGTGTTGTCCTGCAGCAGCGGCAGCAGGGCGTCCTGCACCGCGGTGCTGGGCACGATGGCGCCGCCTTCGGGCCGGTAGAGGTCGTCCATGAAGAACTCGCCCAGGCCCTGGCGATACAGGCCGCTGCTGGCGGTGCCGCACTGGTTGAGCTTGTGGACCACACGCCAGGCGCCGGCTGCCTCGTCGCGGTAGGCGTAGCCCAGGTGCGAATAGCGCAGGCCCCATTCGTCGAGGTTCTGGCCGCGCCGCGCCAGCACCACCACGCGGGCGCCGCTGGCGTCGAGCCACTGCGCGGTGCGGGCGGCCAGTTCGAGCGACTGCGCCACCTGGGCCACTCCGGGCGGCTTGGCATCGCAGTTCTGGCCGGCGTGAGCCGGCGTGGCGAGCAGGAGGCTGGCCGCGCAGAAGGCGGCAGACAGGGCGCGGTTCGGGGCGGTGGACATCGGGGTTCTCCTCGAT
This portion of the Leptothrix cholodnii SP-6 genome encodes:
- a CDS encoding DUF2145 domain-containing protein, with the translated sequence MSTAPNRALSAAFCAASLLLATPAHAGQNCDAKPPGVAQVAQSLELAARTAQWLDASGARVVVLARRGQNLDEWGLRYSHLGYAYRDEAAGAWRVVHKLNQCGTASSGLYRQGLGEFFMDDLYRPEGGAIVPSTAVQDALLPLLQDNTRVATLHTPSYNMLAYPWSQRYQQSNQWALETLAYAMEPGAGNRARAQAWLQFKGYQPTVLRIGAMKRLGARVGTAHIAFDDHPSEQRYGDRIATVTVDSVFTFLQASGLGGAAQALR
- a CDS encoding MFS transporter, which encodes MPQSPIDADAHGHPSQFALLRQRRFAPFFWTQFLGAANDNLFKFAFTVLVTYQLQLAWLPPAMAGLVIGALFILPFLLFSATSGQLADKFDKARVMRLVKSLEIAIMALAGWGFMHPDADIKVPVLLACVFLMGLHSTLFGPVKFAYLPQHLSERELTGGNGMVEMGTFVAILLGNVAGGVLIALPQVGPTAVAMACFGVAVIGRLTAQAVPATPATDPGLRINLNPVSETWRNLKLAHGNIVVFRSLLGISWMWFFGAVFLSQFPSFAKEVLHGSEQVASLLLVVFSIGIGIGSLLCEMLSRRHVEIGLVPLGAIGMSVFSIDLYFATQALPPLADGVALTVGQFLSLSWYWRVMADLALLALAAGIYSVPMYALIQIRSPASHRARIIAANNILNALFMIASSLIAGALLASGASIGQIFLFTGLANAVVATYIFLLVPEYLLRFVAFIATRLIYRLRLRGDQNLPASGAAIIVANHVSFVDAVVLMAVSPRPIRFIMDHRIFAVPVLGWLFRLGKAIPIAPQKEDPKLYEQAFAQARQVLTDGDLLAIFPEGGITRDGLLQPFKGGIMKILAELPAPVVPVVPIALCNLWGSFFSRIEGGQAMARPFRRGLFSRVEVIVGAPLAAAQVSPELLQSQVQALLDSAGSVPATASLASPPLR